A single genomic interval of Shewanella halotolerans harbors:
- the mnmD gene encoding tRNA (5-methylaminomethyl-2-thiouridine)(34)-methyltransferase MnmD, which produces MNKIHVQMTKDGSHTLMSSLFDDSYHAHNGAISESEHVYIQSGLADLDPSFDRVNILELGFGSGMNAMLTLKQVLGSDGKPDRLIRPIRFVTVEAYPVPSDVIAQLNYKEHLPPALQDLFDSLHSAPWGEDVTLFPGFVLHKIHATWDSLELPDNSINLVFYDGFAPSKQPELWTQDNFDRLFPMMMPGGMLVSYCANGQFKRNLKAAGFKVKPHPGALGRREMTRAWKPLPGQEE; this is translated from the coding sequence ATGAACAAGATCCACGTACAGATGACCAAGGATGGTTCCCACACCCTGATGAGCAGCCTGTTTGACGACAGTTATCATGCCCATAACGGCGCCATCAGTGAGTCTGAACATGTCTATATTCAGTCGGGCCTTGCCGATCTGGATCCCAGCTTCGATCGGGTGAACATTCTCGAGTTGGGGTTTGGTTCGGGCATGAACGCCATGCTGACACTAAAGCAGGTGCTGGGTAGCGATGGTAAGCCGGATAGGCTCATAAGGCCGATACGTTTCGTGACGGTAGAAGCCTACCCCGTTCCTAGCGATGTGATCGCTCAGCTGAACTACAAGGAGCATCTGCCGCCTGCGCTGCAGGATCTGTTCGATAGCCTACACAGCGCGCCCTGGGGCGAGGATGTCACCCTGTTTCCCGGCTTCGTGCTGCATAAGATCCACGCCACCTGGGATAGCCTGGAATTGCCGGATAATTCCATCAACCTGGTGTTCTACGACGGCTTTGCGCCCAGCAAGCAGCCCGAGCTCTGGACCCAGGATAACTTCGATCGCCTCTTTCCAATGATGATGCCGGGCGGCATGTTGGTCAGCTACTGCGCCAACGGCCAGTTCAAGCGTAATCTTAAGGCCGCAGGTTTTAAGGTGAAGCCCCATCCGGGGGCATTAGGGCGACGGGAGATGACCCGGGCCTGGAAGCCTCTGCCGGGACAGGAAGAATAA
- the rarD gene encoding EamA family transporter RarD — MPSHTQVSAKGNALAIVSFLLWGLLPLYYQFLPGADITEMLAIRLLCSVPFMLLVFLLLGKPLPNLALLKANLPSVALCALASLIMCVSWYSFTWALTHGQVLAASLGFFINPLFAIGLGVLFLKDRLTVAQKWAVLLGTLGIGYMVMAYGQLPWLALLMGSFFALYGLCKKFIRFDSLTSVTIEAALLTPIAAGYLLWLSATGQSEALSSGTGTMLLYMGSAPVTLLPLIFFALAIRHTSLSMVGLLQYIEPTMHFLLAIFLFNEAFDSVKAVSFSLIWVGLLLCSLEALPGLWRSLATRRQLHHPS, encoded by the coding sequence ATGCCCAGCCACACCCAAGTTAGCGCCAAAGGCAACGCCCTGGCGATCGTCTCCTTTCTGCTGTGGGGGCTCCTGCCCCTCTACTATCAGTTTCTGCCGGGCGCGGATATCACTGAGATGCTGGCGATTCGCCTGCTCTGCTCTGTGCCTTTCATGCTGCTAGTCTTTCTGCTGCTTGGCAAACCTCTGCCCAACCTGGCACTGCTCAAGGCGAATCTTCCCTCAGTCGCCCTGTGCGCGCTAGCTTCGCTTATCATGTGCGTCTCCTGGTACAGCTTCACCTGGGCATTGACCCATGGTCAGGTGTTGGCGGCGAGCCTGGGCTTCTTCATCAACCCGCTGTTTGCTATCGGATTGGGGGTGCTGTTTCTAAAAGACAGGCTGACTGTCGCCCAGAAATGGGCTGTGCTGCTCGGCACTCTGGGCATAGGCTACATGGTGATGGCCTATGGTCAGCTGCCCTGGCTGGCGCTGTTGATGGGCAGCTTCTTCGCCCTCTACGGCCTGTGTAAGAAGTTTATCCGCTTCGACTCGCTTACCTCAGTCACCATAGAGGCGGCGCTGCTCACCCCCATCGCCGCCGGCTATCTGCTCTGGCTAAGTGCCACGGGCCAGAGCGAGGCGCTCTCGAGCGGCACGGGTACAATGCTACTTTACATGGGGTCGGCGCCCGTAACCCTGTTACCGCTGATCTTCTTCGCCCTGGCGATTCGTCACACCAGCCTCTCCATGGTTGGCCTGCTGCAATACATAGAACCCACCATGCACTTCCTGCTGGCGATCTTCCTGTTTAACGAGGCGTTCGATAGCGTCAAAGCGGTGAGCTTCTCCCTGATCTGGGTGGGGCTACTCCTCTGCTCGCTGGAGGCCCTGCCCGGTTTGTGGCGAAGTCTCGCCACCCGGCGACAGCTGCACCACCCCAGCTAG
- a CDS encoding alpha/beta fold hydrolase: MKLVLVHGIFNTGQVMGWMRRQFERHGYECLTPTLAPFDGRRGIAFAAKQLQSHIEAALAEDETICLIGFSMGGIVARYYLQHLGGEKRTKALFSISSPHHGSYLAWLPYPSRAMRELRPKSQLLSQLADSQENLEGIALYSFRTPIDFTIVPSRSSHWPGAENKVIWRPLHLSMIFSRRVVAEILAGVVQLSPGGETSPQTGQGLQRAEE; encoded by the coding sequence ATGAAACTCGTGTTAGTCCATGGGATCTTTAATACCGGCCAGGTGATGGGGTGGATGCGGCGTCAGTTTGAGCGTCACGGCTATGAGTGCCTAACGCCTACCCTGGCCCCCTTCGATGGCAGGCGTGGTATCGCCTTTGCGGCCAAACAGCTGCAAAGCCATATCGAGGCAGCCCTGGCCGAGGATGAGACCATCTGCCTCATCGGCTTTAGTATGGGCGGCATAGTTGCCCGTTACTACCTACAGCATCTGGGGGGCGAGAAACGCACCAAGGCGCTGTTCTCTATTTCTTCTCCCCATCACGGCAGCTATCTCGCCTGGCTGCCCTATCCGTCGCGGGCGATGCGTGAGCTGAGGCCAAAGAGTCAGTTGTTGTCTCAGCTCGCCGACAGCCAGGAGAATCTCGAGGGTATAGCCCTCTACTCGTTTCGCACGCCCATCGATTTCACCATAGTGCCGAGTCGCAGCTCCCATTGGCCGGGGGCCGAGAATAAGGTGATCTGGCGACCGCTACATCTGTCGATGATCTTCAGTCGCCGCGTGGTGGCAGAGATCCTAGCTGGGGTGGTGCAGCTGTCGCCGGGTGGCGAGACTTCGCCACAAACCGGGCAGGGCCTCCAGCGAGCAGAGGAGTAG
- a CDS encoding class I SAM-dependent rRNA methyltransferase produces the protein MSNADLLRQAISQRAELLAAAQTANTNCFRVFHGTVEGIDGLTIDRYGDAWLIQSFHQSLTQEELESLGQELKQTQDLPVIYNDRSNKNSRILNPLTPELDAFASAEQQMTENGIRFISKLRHEGQDPLLFLDMRVGREYVKANSQGKSVLNLFSYTCGIGTAAAVGGAESVTNVDFSSFALAAGRRNAELNGVSDRCEFIQSDAFPAMRQLAGMKVGGRRNQKLPNYPKLAQRQFDLVFLDPPRFAKSPFGTVDLINDYQSLFKPAMLATKAGGTIVCCNNVAKVERQAWLDALIRCVEKQGRQVASFEWLHCHQDFPSFDGNHPLKIVALTLAEQ, from the coding sequence ATGTCGAACGCCGACCTGCTGCGCCAGGCGATCAGCCAAAGAGCCGAGCTACTCGCCGCGGCACAAACCGCCAACACCAACTGTTTTCGCGTGTTTCACGGCACGGTCGAGGGGATAGACGGACTCACCATAGATCGCTATGGCGACGCTTGGCTGATCCAATCGTTTCACCAGAGTCTGACGCAAGAGGAGCTTGAAAGCCTCGGCCAAGAGCTCAAGCAGACTCAAGATCTTCCCGTCATCTACAATGATAGATCCAATAAAAACTCGCGTATTCTCAACCCGCTGACGCCTGAACTCGACGCCTTCGCCAGCGCCGAGCAGCAGATGACGGAAAATGGCATCCGCTTCATCAGCAAGTTGCGCCACGAAGGGCAAGATCCCCTGCTGTTTCTCGACATGCGGGTCGGCCGGGAATATGTGAAGGCCAACAGCCAAGGCAAGTCTGTGCTGAACCTGTTTTCCTATACCTGCGGTATAGGCACGGCCGCCGCCGTCGGCGGTGCAGAATCGGTCACCAACGTCGACTTCTCATCCTTTGCCCTGGCCGCCGGCCGCCGCAACGCCGAACTCAACGGGGTGAGCGACAGGTGTGAGTTTATTCAGAGCGATGCCTTTCCCGCCATGCGTCAACTGGCGGGCATGAAGGTGGGTGGACGCCGCAACCAGAAACTCCCCAACTACCCTAAACTGGCACAGCGTCAGTTCGATCTGGTGTTTCTCGACCCGCCGCGTTTCGCCAAGAGCCCCTTCGGCACTGTGGATCTGATCAACGACTACCAGAGCCTGTTCAAACCCGCCATGCTGGCCACCAAGGCTGGCGGCACCATAGTCTGCTGCAACAATGTCGCCAAGGTTGAGCGTCAGGCATGGCTCGACGCCTTGATTCGCTGCGTCGAGAAGCAGGGGCGGCAGGTCGCCAGCTTCGAGTGGCTCCATTGCCACCAGGACTTCCCCTCCTTCGACGGCAATCATCCGCTTAAGATAGTGGCGCTCACCTTGGCAGAGCAGTAA
- a CDS encoding MFS transporter — protein sequence MLDVADNCKSNNPTAPVIGLSFFAVASGFLMSLIPLSLGNFGLSPDLAPWLASIFYLGLLFGALRVERLIAQMGHRRGFVLFLSLLIASIVAMLLLPGAGVWLAARLLAGFAVAGVFVVVESWLLMADSAKARARRLGIYMAALYGGSALGQLAIGELGTQGVLPYLFVIVLLLLAIMAPVLIRSGEPAHQAQQRLSLKESTNLSRPAIIGCLVSGLLLGPIYGLMPVYIDNQVEEPTQTGLLMAAIILGGMAVQPLISYLSPRMDKRLLMAMCTLVGLVGVVGAIETSALAFKGLSYFILGAASFALYPIAISLACDRLPSIKIVSATEVMLLCYSLGSVAGPLLALTLSDKGHGMMIYLAICLLSTCLYMLLKSLQKLDGQTDRLQS from the coding sequence GTGTTAGACGTCGCCGATAACTGTAAATCGAACAATCCTACGGCACCCGTAATAGGTCTCTCTTTCTTTGCCGTCGCCTCAGGTTTTCTGATGAGCCTGATCCCCCTATCATTGGGCAACTTCGGCCTGTCGCCGGACCTGGCCCCTTGGCTCGCCAGCATCTTCTATCTGGGGTTGCTCTTCGGCGCATTGAGGGTCGAGCGCCTGATCGCCCAAATGGGCCACAGACGCGGCTTTGTGCTGTTTCTCTCCCTGCTGATCGCCAGCATAGTGGCCATGTTGCTCTTGCCTGGTGCCGGCGTCTGGCTCGCGGCGCGCCTGCTCGCGGGTTTCGCCGTAGCAGGCGTCTTCGTGGTGGTCGAATCCTGGTTACTGATGGCCGATAGCGCCAAGGCGCGCGCCAGACGACTGGGGATCTACATGGCCGCGCTTTATGGCGGCAGCGCCCTCGGTCAGCTGGCCATAGGTGAACTGGGCACTCAGGGGGTCTTGCCCTATCTGTTTGTCATCGTCCTGCTCCTGTTAGCCATAATGGCCCCAGTGCTGATCCGCTCGGGTGAGCCGGCCCACCAGGCGCAGCAGAGACTCTCACTCAAGGAGAGCACCAACCTGAGTCGCCCGGCGATCATAGGCTGCCTGGTCTCAGGCCTGCTGCTCGGCCCCATCTATGGCCTGATGCCCGTCTATATCGACAATCAGGTAGAGGAGCCAACCCAGACGGGACTCTTGATGGCGGCGATTATCTTGGGCGGCATGGCGGTGCAGCCGTTGATCAGCTATCTCTCGCCGCGGATGGACAAGCGTCTGCTGATGGCCATGTGTACTCTGGTGGGCTTGGTCGGTGTGGTCGGCGCCATAGAAACCAGCGCCTTGGCGTTTAAGGGATTGAGCTACTTCATCTTGGGGGCGGCCAGTTTCGCCCTCTACCCTATCGCCATCTCGCTGGCCTGCGACAGGCTGCCGAGCATCAAGATAGTGTCGGCGACCGAGGTGATGTTGCTCTGCTATAGCCTAGGCTCTGTGGCCGGGCCCCTGCTGGCCTTGACCCTGAGCGACAAAGGCCACGGCATGATGATCTACCTGGCCATCTGTCTGCTGAGCACCTGCCTCTACATGCTACTCAAGAGCCTGCAGAAACTCGACGGTCAGACAGATCGCCTGCAAAGCTAA
- a CDS encoding cation:proton antiporter gives MDEHIVILIIALVVLLYGYISKWLARFDISGPMVFTAFGLLLSPFGLDVTQVKVDAEFVTIMVEIALVLVLFSDAALLDLRLLKESWQLPARLLFIGLPITVAAGTLVAGFFFPDQPFLYLLMLALLLTPTDAALGKAVVSDPKVPKTIRSTINVESGLNDGIIFPVLITVVALIMSGLDHAQDQHWLVYVLQQILFGALVGGAVGYLGTKLQIFCFKRDGMVETYLNLIPIALAILAFYLAEEFSGNGFIAAFFAGLYAGNTSEMARGHIEDFAESEGELLVLISFFIFGLAFVPTTLPYVTMEVVSYALLSLTLLRMLPVMISLIGTKLDLATCAFIAWFGPRGIASILYVLIVAHEMGSIKGFETLYAVVTVTVLMSILAHGLSAQPLANWYAKRHRPAEPDTDGEDSTA, from the coding sequence ATGGATGAACATATCGTCATACTTATCATTGCTTTAGTCGTATTGCTCTACGGCTATATCTCTAAGTGGTTGGCGCGTTTCGACATCTCAGGCCCCATGGTATTTACCGCCTTCGGCCTGCTGTTGTCCCCCTTCGGCTTGGATGTGACTCAGGTGAAGGTGGATGCCGAATTTGTCACTATCATGGTGGAAATCGCCTTAGTGTTGGTGCTGTTTAGCGACGCCGCCCTGCTTGATCTCAGGCTGCTTAAGGAGTCATGGCAGCTACCGGCGCGCCTGTTGTTTATTGGCCTGCCGATCACGGTTGCGGCTGGCACACTAGTGGCGGGATTCTTCTTTCCCGACCAACCCTTTCTCTATCTGCTGATGTTAGCCCTGCTGCTGACTCCCACGGATGCTGCCCTGGGTAAGGCGGTGGTCTCGGACCCTAAGGTGCCCAAGACGATACGCTCCACGATCAATGTGGAGAGCGGGCTGAACGACGGCATTATCTTCCCCGTGTTAATTACCGTGGTGGCCTTGATCATGAGCGGTCTGGATCACGCCCAGGACCAACACTGGCTGGTCTATGTGTTGCAGCAGATCCTGTTTGGGGCCTTGGTGGGCGGCGCCGTCGGCTATCTGGGTACCAAGTTGCAGATCTTCTGTTTCAAGCGTGATGGCATGGTGGAGACCTACCTCAACCTGATCCCCATCGCCTTGGCGATATTGGCCTTTTATCTGGCGGAGGAGTTCTCGGGCAATGGGTTCATCGCCGCCTTCTTCGCCGGTCTCTATGCCGGTAACACCAGCGAGATGGCCAGGGGGCATATCGAAGACTTTGCCGAGAGCGAGGGGGAGCTCTTGGTGTTGATAAGCTTCTTCATCTTCGGCCTGGCGTTTGTGCCAACCACGCTGCCCTATGTCACTATGGAAGTGGTGAGCTACGCCCTGCTTAGCCTGACGTTGCTGCGTATGTTGCCCGTGATGATTTCCCTGATAGGGACTAAGTTAGATCTGGCGACCTGTGCCTTTATCGCCTGGTTTGGCCCCAGGGGGATCGCCTCTATCCTCTATGTGCTGATCGTCGCCCATGAGATGGGCAGCATCAAGGGGTTTGAGACCCTCTATGCCGTGGTAACTGTGACCGTCTTGATGAGTATATTGGCCCATGGTCTATCGGCTCAGCCGCTAGCTAACTGGTATGCCAAACGCCATCGGCCTGCTGAGCCTGATACCGATGGCGAGGACAGTACTGCTTAG
- a CDS encoding MBL fold metallo-hydrolase RNA specificity domain-containing protein: MKMTLSFLGAAQEVTGSCHLLDISGRQVLLDCGLIQGGKLDALRNHEPFLFEPKEIHAVVLSHAHIDHSGRLPLLVKSGFTGPIYTHKATVELCEVMLRDAAMLQVRDVERLNKKRVKMDLPPLEPLFDEEDVALVIKQFVALDYGQSVQVVPQLTACLSDAGHILGSAVVELWLGEGSERKKLVFSGDLGRAGMPILDDPTLIDDADLVLMESTYGDRLHRSWDDTLEELKAIFAKTIKESRGNILLPAFSVGRAQELLYLFHLYAKEWALSNWRICLDSPMAIKATQIYVANYQLMDEDFKRFTRLSPGKHPLLSNVDFIDSTQESMELNEIHQGLIIIAGSGMCNGGRIRSHLEHNLANPQSDVIICGFQALGTPGRLLVDGAESLTIHGRDIPVKAKIHTVGGLSAHADQAELIHWYRHFKHTPPLILIHGEREAQERLKTELVPEGSQSPHVVIAERGDTLDLTALPELVWLPGRE; this comes from the coding sequence ATGAAGATGACGCTCTCTTTTCTCGGTGCGGCCCAGGAGGTGACGGGCTCCTGTCATCTTCTCGATATCTCGGGTCGTCAGGTGCTGCTCGACTGCGGCCTTATCCAGGGTGGTAAGCTCGATGCCCTGCGCAATCACGAGCCCTTCCTCTTCGAGCCTAAAGAGATCCATGCCGTAGTGCTCAGCCATGCCCATATCGATCATTCGGGGCGTCTCCCTCTGCTGGTCAAGTCTGGCTTTACCGGCCCCATCTATACCCATAAGGCGACGGTTGAGCTGTGTGAGGTGATGCTCAGGGATGCCGCCATGCTGCAGGTACGCGATGTGGAGCGCCTTAACAAGAAGCGGGTGAAGATGGATCTGCCGCCGCTGGAGCCCCTGTTCGACGAAGAAGATGTGGCGCTGGTGATCAAGCAGTTTGTCGCCCTCGATTATGGTCAATCGGTGCAGGTGGTGCCTCAGTTGACGGCTTGTCTAAGCGATGCCGGCCATATTCTAGGCTCGGCCGTGGTCGAGTTGTGGCTGGGTGAGGGAAGCGAGCGCAAGAAGCTGGTGTTTAGCGGCGATCTGGGGCGAGCGGGCATGCCGATTCTGGATGATCCTACGCTGATCGATGATGCCGATCTGGTGTTGATGGAGAGCACCTATGGCGACAGGTTGCACCGCAGCTGGGACGATACTTTGGAGGAGCTTAAGGCGATCTTCGCCAAGACGATTAAGGAGAGCCGCGGCAATATTCTTCTGCCGGCATTCTCCGTCGGGCGGGCTCAGGAGCTGCTCTATCTGTTTCACCTCTATGCCAAGGAGTGGGCGCTGTCCAACTGGCGTATCTGTCTCGACAGCCCCATGGCGATCAAGGCGACCCAGATCTATGTGGCCAACTATCAGCTGATGGATGAGGACTTTAAGCGCTTCACCCGTCTGTCGCCGGGCAAACATCCGCTGCTCTCGAATGTGGACTTTATCGACAGCACCCAAGAGTCGATGGAGCTTAACGAGATCCATCAGGGGTTGATCATCATCGCCGGTAGCGGCATGTGCAATGGCGGCCGGATCCGCAGCCATCTGGAGCATAACCTGGCCAATCCCCAGTCGGATGTGATCATCTGTGGTTTCCAGGCCTTGGGCACGCCGGGGCGCCTGCTGGTGGATGGCGCCGAGTCGCTCACCATACATGGCCGTGATATTCCGGTGAAGGCCAAGATACATACGGTCGGCGGGTTGTCGGCTCACGCGGACCAGGCCGAGCTTATCCATTGGTATCGACACTTTAAACACACGCCGCCGCTGATTCTGATCCATGGTGAGCGCGAGGCGCAGGAGCGGCTCAAGACTGAGTTGGTGCCCGAGGGAAGCCAGTCACCCCATGTGGTGATCGCCGAGCGGGGCGATACTTTAGACCTTACCGCCTTGCCGGAGCTGGTTTGGCTGCCAGGCAGAGAATAG
- a CDS encoding bifunctional diguanylate cyclase/phosphodiesterase yields MKPYQDALSLLEQDPLFSQTQVNTAQLAVPDEMFNGWQQTLDLLSEIVDTPAILIMRVTEKDISVFTSSHHPDNPYKRHDTESLGHGLYCETVIKRQAELVVPNALKDKEWDRNPDIKLGMIAYCGLPLTWPNGQPFGTLCMLDNKERDYGRTFRHLLARFQNAINANLASLYQSAKLFHLNQVLETKVQQRTQELTRLNKKLLNEIEQRTVIESSLQFHKDHDPLTGLANRLGFVNQLSQQLSQPDELSTYVIYFGLRNFKSINESYGYVVGDKVLQLFSQRIKRILDKDTLFARIAGAEFVIAHRGKNPLELPLIDSIIQTANIPFALAEFSINIPCCIGVAVAPTDAQEASELMQKAGAAMSISKAEATPYSFFNKHTQTNIERRCLLESHLVDALKHQELSLHYQPLFSLQHKRVIGAEALLRWHSPQLGNVPPDQFISLAEHNGQIIAIGNFVLHTAIEQAAKWRSQDPNRPFRVAINISPLQFRDADFADYIANLLSLYRLPASALEMEITEGVLLQDEQLAQHIIGQLQALGVRISLDDFGTGYSSLSYLQKYSFDTLKIDRCFITNLEKNEQDRELTRAIIAMGKKLTLNVIAEGVETQAQDAFIRQEECDFGQGYLYGRPVDAQTFERDYLSAD; encoded by the coding sequence ATGAAGCCCTATCAAGACGCTCTCTCATTGCTGGAGCAAGACCCGCTCTTCAGCCAGACTCAAGTCAACACGGCCCAGCTTGCGGTGCCGGATGAGATGTTTAACGGCTGGCAGCAAACCTTAGATCTCCTATCGGAAATCGTCGACACCCCGGCCATCCTGATCATGCGGGTGACGGAAAAGGATATCTCTGTCTTCACCAGCAGCCATCATCCAGATAATCCCTATAAACGCCATGACACCGAGAGCCTGGGCCATGGTCTCTACTGCGAGACAGTGATCAAGCGCCAGGCAGAGCTGGTCGTGCCCAACGCCTTAAAAGATAAGGAGTGGGATCGCAATCCCGATATCAAGCTGGGGATGATTGCCTACTGTGGTCTGCCACTCACCTGGCCCAACGGCCAGCCCTTCGGCACCCTGTGCATGCTGGACAACAAGGAGAGGGACTACGGCCGCACCTTTCGCCATCTGCTGGCGCGGTTTCAAAACGCCATCAATGCCAATCTCGCCAGCCTGTATCAGAGCGCCAAACTCTTCCATCTCAACCAAGTCTTAGAGACCAAGGTGCAGCAACGTACCCAGGAACTCACCAGGCTCAACAAGAAACTATTGAACGAGATCGAGCAACGTACCGTTATCGAGAGTTCGCTGCAATTTCATAAGGATCATGACCCATTAACCGGCCTTGCCAATCGACTGGGGTTCGTGAATCAGCTCTCACAGCAACTCAGCCAACCCGATGAGCTGTCTACCTATGTGATCTACTTTGGCCTACGCAACTTCAAGTCGATCAACGAGAGCTATGGTTACGTGGTCGGCGACAAGGTGCTGCAACTCTTCAGCCAGCGCATCAAGCGCATCCTGGATAAGGATACCCTGTTTGCCCGCATCGCCGGCGCCGAGTTCGTCATCGCCCACAGGGGCAAGAATCCCCTGGAGCTTCCCCTGATCGACAGCATAATACAGACCGCCAATATTCCCTTCGCCCTGGCAGAGTTCAGCATCAATATTCCCTGCTGCATTGGGGTCGCGGTCGCACCGACGGACGCCCAGGAGGCCTCTGAGCTGATGCAGAAAGCCGGCGCCGCCATGAGCATCAGCAAGGCCGAGGCCACGCCCTATAGCTTCTTCAACAAGCATACTCAAACCAATATCGAGCGCCGCTGCCTGCTGGAATCACACCTGGTAGACGCCCTCAAGCATCAGGAGCTAAGCCTGCATTACCAGCCGCTGTTTAGCCTGCAACACAAGCGGGTTATCGGTGCCGAGGCCCTGCTCCGCTGGCACAGTCCACAGCTCGGTAATGTGCCGCCGGATCAATTTATCAGCCTGGCTGAGCACAATGGTCAGATCATCGCCATAGGTAACTTCGTGCTGCATACCGCCATCGAACAGGCCGCCAAGTGGCGCAGCCAAGATCCCAACAGGCCGTTTAGGGTGGCAATCAACATCTCGCCGCTACAGTTTCGCGATGCCGATTTTGCCGACTATATTGCCAACCTCTTAAGTCTCTACCGCCTGCCGGCCTCCGCCCTGGAAATGGAGATCACCGAAGGCGTGCTGCTGCAAGATGAGCAGCTGGCGCAGCATATCATAGGCCAGTTGCAGGCCCTGGGGGTGAGGATCTCCCTCGACGACTTCGGCACCGGCTACTCCTCCCTGAGCTACCTGCAAAAATACTCCTTCGACACCCTTAAGATAGATCGCTGCTTCATCACGAATCTGGAGAAGAACGAGCAGGACAGAGAGCTAACCCGGGCGATCATCGCCATGGGCAAGAAGCTGACACTCAACGTGATCGCAGAAGGAGTAGAGACCCAGGCGCAGGATGCCTTTATCCGCCAGGAGGAGTGCGACTTCGGTCAGGGTTATCTCTATGGCAGGCCTGTGGATGCGCAGACCTTCGAACGCGACTATCTGAGCGCTGACTAA
- a CDS encoding GGDEF domain-containing protein codes for MNIDPIAELLVLFICLLASTSTLAWGLMAYPLRIAPRASTYFSLANLLILMGVLLTTLRDQTPSYLYWLGADMLLLLGFVLLRSGTQRLFRLPSSIKIDVALLLLTGLLMLTQPPSIAASDTLGIFFSFMAASTFLLMAKDNLVALEHTVKRPIAVILLSPIALMGVIFGLRALLLLIEPTLKSHLASIQSADAIPMLWLYVVMTLWINVIMMGNALTRLVQKMRQQADRDYLTGLWNRRAMQQQLEQLHQRWLRDGQAYSLILFDLDFFKQINDKFGHSAGDAVLVKTAQQIGKVTRAMDIFCRLGGEEFLLVLPGTDGEVAEIIAQKLQQALRQSSLNWQGSLVPISASFGIVTTATGDTPDSLLALADKAMYRAKETGRDRCCTAERRLKQAQATPSQ; via the coding sequence ATGAATATTGACCCCATTGCCGAGCTCTTGGTGCTATTTATCTGCCTGCTCGCCAGTACCTCTACCCTTGCCTGGGGCCTGATGGCCTACCCGCTGCGCATCGCTCCCCGCGCCAGCACCTATTTCTCCCTTGCCAACCTGTTGATCTTAATGGGAGTGCTCCTCACCACCCTCAGAGATCAGACGCCGAGCTATCTCTACTGGTTGGGGGCAGACATGCTGCTGTTACTCGGTTTCGTGCTGCTTCGTAGCGGCACCCAACGCCTGTTTCGCCTGCCAAGCAGCATCAAAATAGATGTCGCCTTACTGCTCCTGACCGGGCTCTTGATGCTAACTCAGCCACCCAGCATAGCAGCCAGCGATACCCTGGGCATCTTCTTCTCCTTCATGGCCGCCAGCACCTTCTTGCTGATGGCCAAGGACAATCTGGTCGCCCTGGAACACACGGTCAAACGCCCCATCGCAGTGATCCTCTTGAGCCCCATCGCCCTGATGGGCGTCATTTTCGGCCTCAGGGCGCTATTACTGCTCATCGAGCCTACTCTAAAATCCCATCTGGCCAGCATTCAGAGCGCCGACGCCATCCCCATGTTATGGCTGTATGTGGTCATGACCTTATGGATCAACGTGATCATGATGGGCAACGCCCTCACCCGCCTGGTGCAGAAGATGCGCCAACAGGCAGACAGGGACTATCTCACAGGGCTATGGAACCGGCGCGCCATGCAGCAGCAACTTGAGCAGCTGCATCAGCGTTGGCTCAGGGATGGACAGGCCTATAGCCTGATCCTGTTCGATCTGGATTTCTTCAAACAAATAAATGACAAGTTTGGTCATTCTGCCGGGGACGCCGTGCTAGTTAAGACGGCGCAGCAGATAGGTAAGGTCACCCGCGCCATGGACATCTTCTGCCGACTCGGCGGCGAGGAGTTTCTGCTGGTGTTACCCGGCACAGATGGCGAGGTGGCGGAGATCATCGCCCAGAAATTGCAGCAGGCCCTGAGACAATCCAGCCTCAACTGGCAGGGCAGCCTAGTCCCCATCAGCGCCAGCTTCGGCATAGTCACTACGGCAACAGGCGATACACCGGACAGCCTATTGGCGCTGGCCGACAAGGCGATGTACCGCGCCAAGGAAACCGGCAGGGATCGCTGCTGTACGGCAGAGCGACGGCTAAAACAGGCTCAGGCTACACCATCTCAATAG